In the genome of Candidatus Paceibacterota bacterium, the window AAAGTTGGGGGATATGGTGTGCACCACGCCAATGTTTAGAGCTGTTAAAGAAAAATATCCACAATCTCAACTTGTTGTTATCGGTGACGGTGTGAACAAGCGTCTTCTAGAGCACAATCCTGATGTAGACAGTTATCGTGTGTACAAGGAAGAGGATATTTTCTCGACCATTAAAGAAATAAAGAAAGAAGGTGTGGATTTTGGCTGCATCACCGGACCCAGCTTCCTGAATCTTGCTGTTCTTTATCTGGCTGGCATCCCACTGATTGTTGCTCCTGTAATCAAGAGTGGTTGGAGTCCTTGGGAGACCATGAGTTATAAGATTCTTCGGAGGTTTGTTGAGACCCAACCGCATCACATGGGACAGTATGCCCCCAGAGAATATTTACGTTTGCTTGAGACCATCCACATTTTCACAGATGATACAACAAAACACTTAGTGTTTTCTTCACAAGCTCAGCAAGAGACCAGAGCTTTGCTTGAGCAATACGCCGGTCGATTATTGATTGGCATTTCACCTTCAGCGGGCAATAAGATAAAAGAGTGGCCAACCGAGCGTTTTGCTGAGGTTGCTAATTACATCGCGTCTCGATACGATGCAGTTGTGGTGATTATTGGTGGTCCCGGTGACGGCGAATATGCCAAGAGGATGAAAGCGGGTCTTGATAGAGATGTCGAATATGTTGATACAACGGGGATACTCTCCATTGATGAATTAAAGGCATTGATAAGCAAACTCAATCTTTTTATAAGCGTAGATACTGGACCCATCTATATTGCAGAGGCATTCGGTGTTCCTACGATTGATATAGTCGGACCAGTGGATGAAAATGAACAGCCACCTGTTGGTGAGAGACACAAGATAGTAGTGTTTGGACGAGATAAGCCAGAACTACATATTATGAACTCCAGGATATATAATGAAAAGAAGGCTCGGATGCAAGTCGAGTCAATTAATGTCAAAGATGTTATTTATGAGATTGCAAAATTGGCTGTATTCTTGAAAGAAAATGAAACCAAAAAATCATAAAAAGATTGTCATCGGTGCCGGCTACGGCATGGGGAATCTGGGCGATGAGGCAATCTGCGAGACCATTATTAACGATATTCATTCTGTGGACGGATCTGCGTCCATCACAGTTCTCGTCTTTGAGAAGAACCTCTTTCTTGAGTCACATCCTGACCTTATTGACAACAGACGCATTCGCGTCCTGTCTATGGATTTTCGACGAGGAACTCTGCGTAGACCGAGGAAACTGTTTGATTTATTATTGGGAATAGTTGCTGTGATATATTGCGATATATTTATCTGGGGTGGTGGTAACCTAATCAGGGATAGAAAATACTGGCTTAACATTTATATAAAACCGTTACTGTTAGCTCAAGCTCTAAGAAAGAAGATTATTATATGGTCAATAGGCATTGATAACATCTCTAAGCCTGAGGTTATAAAACTCGCAAATAAGATAAGAAAGGTTGATGCATTTTCGGTAAGAGACAGAGCGAGTAAGGATAATTTTTTGAACATATCAAGACACTTCAATACTGGAGAGATTGATGTTATACGCGATCCAGTATTTCATTTCTCTAGCT includes:
- a CDS encoding glycosyltransferase family 9 protein; this translates as MKLKLKTLFLLFLCLCRYVVFGKAQKKQKTFKKIAIFQGAKLGDMVCTTPMFRAVKEKYPQSQLVVIGDGVNKRLLEHNPDVDSYRVYKEEDIFSTIKEIKKEGVDFGCITGPSFLNLAVLYLAGIPLIVAPVIKSGWSPWETMSYKILRRFVETQPHHMGQYAPREYLRLLETIHIFTDDTTKHLVFSSQAQQETRALLEQYAGRLLIGISPSAGNKIKEWPTERFAEVANYIASRYDAVVVIIGGPGDGEYAKRMKAGLDRDVEYVDTTGILSIDELKALISKLNLFISVDTGPIYIAEAFGVPTIDIVGPVDENEQPPVGERHKIVVFGRDKPELHIMNSRIYNEKKARMQVESINVKDVIYEIAKLAVFLKENETKKS